One Pyrus communis chromosome 4, drPyrComm1.1, whole genome shotgun sequence genomic region harbors:
- the LOC137731481 gene encoding uncharacterized protein At3g49055-like, which yields MASAGDEDNDAVLSDVESDDPVPIATKTPSPDDISPERFRELIAELDRERQAREAVENSKSDLQVQFNRLKALAHEAIKKRDEWGRQRDEALREKEEACRTNEQVTAELAESNRAKEEALQQREEIAKQFEEAVKERDGLRAEIGNSTHMLMSGMDKISGKVSNFKNFGGGGLPRSQKYTGFPAVAYGVIKRANEIVEELVRQIDTAVKSRNETREQMDQRNYEIAIEISRLEATIGGLRDEVAKKTSAVENLEKSIAEKSGKVSDIEKEMVEKLSKAEKEVSQLKQLVGEYDDKLTDLDSKSEVQRGLLFDQLNLVSKIHDRLYNVIRIVDAHNLDQSEFSESLFVPQETDMEENIRATLAGMESIYELSRIVVEKTRDLSEEKNREIKHLDETVNRLVKEKEQIGSLLRSALSKRITSSPSSMTNELFQAAENGLREAGIDFKFSKHAGDDNVDIETKEDEIYALAGALENIVKAAQLEIIDLQHASEELRAELSLLKQHVEAQAKELDHRMHRIEELEEKERIANESVEGLMMDIAAAEEEIARWKAAAEQEAAAGTGVEQEFVTQLSTLKKELEEAKQAIVESEKKLKFKEETANAAMAARDAAEKSLRLADLRATRLRDRLEELTRQLEEIENREDTRRGLSGPRYVCWPWQWLGLDFVGVSRTDTQQESTSNEMELSEPLL from the exons ATGGCAAGCGCCGGCGACGAGGACAACGATGCGGTGCTCAGTGACGTGGAGAGCGATGATCCGGTACCGATCGCGACAAAGACTCCGTCGCCTGACGATATTTCACCGGAGCGGTTCCGCGAGCTGATCGCCGAGCTGGACCGCGAGCGGCAAGCTCGCGAGGCGGTGGAGAATTCGAAGTCGGATTTGCAGGTTCAGTTTAACCGGCTGAAGGCTCTGGCGCACGAGGCGATAAAGAAGCGGGACGAGTGGGGGAGACAGAGGGACGAGGCGCTGCGTGAAAAGGAAGAAGCTTGTAGAACCAACGAGCAGGTCACGGCGGAGTTGGCGGAGTCGAATAGGGCGAAAGAGGAGGCGTTACAGCAGAGGGAGGAGATTGCGAAGCAGTTCGAGGAGGCGGTGAAGGAGAGGGACGGTTTGAGGGCTGAGATTGGGAATTCGACTCATATGCTCATGTCTGGAATGGACAAGATATCGGGGAAAGTTAGCAATTTCAAGAATTTTGGGGGTGGGGGATTGCCAAGGTCGCAGAAGTACACGGGATTTCCGGCGGTCGCCTACGGAGTGATTAAGCGGGCGAATGAGATTGTGGAAGAGCTTGTGAGGCAGATTGATACTGCAGTGAAGTCTAGGAATGAAACTAGAGAGCAGATGGATCAGAGAAATTATGAAATTGCCATTGAAATTTCTCGGCTGGAGGCCACGATCGGTGGTTTGAGAGATGAGGTTGCGAAGAAGACATCCGCAGTTGAGAATTTGGAGAAGAGCATTGCGGAAAAGAGTGGGAAAGTTTCTGATATTGAGAAGGAGATGGTGGAAAAGTTGAGTAAGGCTGAGAAGGAGGTTTCCCAGTTGAAGCAGTTGGTTGGAGAGTATGATGATAAGTTGACGGATTTGGACTCAAAATCAGAAGTGCAGAGGGGGTTACTCTTTGATCAGTTGAATCTGGTTTCAAAAATACATGACCGGCTATATAATGTTATCAGAATCGTTGATGCCCATAATTTGGATCAGTCAGAGTTTTCCGAGTCCCTGTTTGTCCCTCAGGAAACGGACATGGAGGAGAACATACGTGCAACTTTGGCTGGGATGGAATCCATTTATGAATTAAGCAGGATTGTTGTCGAGAAGACAAGGGATTTGTCTGAGGAAAAGAATCGTGAGATAAAGCATTTGGATGAAACAGTGAATCGGTTAGTTAaagagaaagaacaaattgGATCGTTACTCAGGAGTGCATTGTCAAAGAGGATCACATCCAGTCCATCATCTATGACAAATGAATTGTTTCAAGCTGCAGAAAATGGTTTAAGGGAGGCCGGGATAGATTTCAAGTTTAGTAAGCATGCTGGGGATGACAATGTGGATATTGAGACAAAGGAGGATGAAATATACGCATTA GCGGGGGCTTTGGAGAACATTGTTAAGGCAGCTCAGCTTGAAATCATTGACCTGCAACATGCTTCGGAGGAATTAAG GGCGGAGTTGAGTTTACTCAAACAGCATGTTGAGGCTCAAGCTAAGGAGCTCGACCACAGAATGCACAGAATCGAGGAACTTGAAGAGAAGGAGAGAATAGCAAATGAAAGT GTTGAAGGGCTAATGATGGACATTGCTGCTGCTGAAGAAGAAATTGCAAGATGGAAAGCTGCAGCAGAGCAAGAAGCTGCTGCGGGCACTGGTGTAGAACAAGAATTTGTGACACAG TTGTCGACACTTAAGAAGGAACTTGAAGAGGCTAAGCAGGCAATTGTGGAATCAGAGAAGAAACTCAAGTTCAAAGAAGAGACGGCCAATGCTGCCATGGCAGCTAGAGATGCTGCTGAGAAATCATTGAGATTGGCAGACTTGAGGGCAACCAGGCTCCGGGATAGATTAGAGGAGCTTACACGTCAGcttgaagaaattgaaaatcggGAAGACACAAGAAGGGGACTGAGTGGACCTAGATATGTATGCTGGCCGTGGCAGTGGCTTGGTCTGGACTTTGTAGGTGTCAGTCGCACCGACACACAACAAGAGAGTACTTCAAATGAAATGGAGCTCTCTGAACCTCTTCTATGA
- the LOC137731483 gene encoding E3 ubiquitin-protein ligase RGLG5, with protein sequence MGGKSSKDWSERQFSHSGSTASSWNQHGYSEPSHLPQHRYAPSPSFNGVSQPVRVPQQRRTWHKSYSRIADNYCSLDEVTSALAQAGLESSNLIVGIDFTKSNEWTGSRSFNRKSLHHIGNTQNPYEQAISIIGKTLSVFDDDNLIPCFGFGDASTCDQDVFSFYEDKQHCNGFEEVLMRYRDIIPHLRLAGPTSFAPIIEMAMTIVEQSGGQYHVLLIIADGQVTRSVDTQRGRLSSEEQKTVDAIVKASEYPLSIVLVGIGDGPWDMMRAFDDNIPARAFDNFQFVNFTEIMSKNVDLSRKQTEFSLAALMEIPSQYKATLELGILGGRSGNCPNRVPLPPPHNVAVSVGSNTRQFGSRDSFQQRSAPYAGYNTGGSTPSHTGYARYNAEASAPPYTGYNSQVCPICLTNPKDMAFGCGHQTCCDCGEDLKSCPICRSNIQTRIRLY encoded by the exons ATGGGAGGAAAAAGCTCGAAAGATTGGAGTGAGAGACAGTTTTCGCACAGCGGATCAACTGCTTCTTCATGGAATCAACATGGCTACTCAGAACCATCACACCTACCACAGCATCGGTACGCTCCTTCGCCATCTTTTAACGGTGTGTCTCAGCCAGTTAGAGTTCCCCAGCAACGACGGACTTGGCATAAAAGTTACTCAAGGATAGCTGATAATTACTGTTCCTTGGATGAG GTTACTTCTGCTCTTGCACAAGCTGGCCTAGAGTCTTCTAATCTGATTGTTGGTATTGACTTCACAAAGAGCAATGAGTGGACAG GTTCGAGGTCATTTAACCGAAAAAGCTTGCATCACATTGGAAATACTCAAAATCCCTACGAACAAGCGATCTCAATTATCGGGAAAACATTATCTGTCTTTGATGATGATAACCTAATTCCATGCTTTGGATTCGGAGATG CATCTACATGTGATCAAGACGTCTTCAGCTTCTATGAGGACAAGCAACACTGTAATGGATTTGAGGAAGTATTGATGCGATACAGAGATATCATTCCCCATCTTCGACTTGCAG GACCTACTTCTTTTGCCCCCATTATTGAGATGGCGATGACTATCGTTGAGCAAAGCGGAGGCCAGTACCATGTTTTGCTGATCATTGCCGACGGGCAG GTGACAAGAAGTGTCGATACACAACGTGGTCGTCTGAGCTCAGAAGAACAAAAGACAGTTGATGCAATTGTAAAAGCAAG CGAGTACCCATTGTCTATAGTCTTAGTGGGAATCGGAGATGGCCCTTGGGACATGATGAGGGCATTCGACGACAATATTCCTGCTCGAGCATTTGATAATTTTCAG TTTGTGAATTTTACGGAAATCATGTCGAAGAATGTGGATCTATCCAGAAAGCAGACAGAGTTTTCTCTTGCAGCCTTGATGGAAATACCTTCTCAATACAAAGCAACCCTAGAGCTTGGAATATTGGG AGGACGCAGTGGGAATTGTCCAAATAGGGTTCCCCTTCCTCCACCCCACAATGTTGCAGTCTCAGTAGGCAGCAACACGAGGCAGTTCGGCTCGAGGGATAGTTTTCAGCAGAGGTCGGCTCCTTATGCTGGATATAATACAGGAGGTAGCACACCTTCTCATACAGGATATGCTCGATATAATGCAGAAGCCAGCGCACCTCCTTACACAGGATATAATAGTCAG GTTTGCCCTATTTGTCTTACTAATCCAAAGGACATGGCCTTTGGTTGTGGGCACCAG ACTTGTTGTGACTGCGGAGAGGACCTTAAATCGTGCCCGATTTGCCGGAGCAATATCCAAACTAGAATAAGACTCTACTAG
- the LOC137732392 gene encoding glycosyl hydrolase 5 family protein-like → MKVEFPYTLNIPPNMARSIISFFSFISILSLLTLTPAVSALPLSTSSRWIVDESGQRVKLACVNWVSHLDTVVAEGLSKQPVDAIAKRITSLGFNCVRLTWPLFLATNETLAAVTVRQSFQSLGLLDSISGIQSNNPGLVDLPLLKAYQAVVSSLGSNNVMVILDNHLSKPGWCCSNTDGNGFFGDQYFNPDLWITGLTRMATLFKGVSNVVGMSLRNELRGPKQNVNDWYKYMQRGAEAVHSANADVLVILSGLSFDTDLSFLAKRPVNLTFAGKTVFEVHWYGFSDGQAWQSGNPNQVCGQVYNNVKRKSGFLLEEGFPLFVSEFGADQRGTNVNDNRYLNCFMAAAAELDVDFALWTLVGSYYFREGVVGTEEYYGILNWDWSDIRNSSLTQRLSVLQSPLQGPGLSQSRMHKIIFHPATGLCLLKVGFLGPLKLGPCSQSGAWTYSSRKVLTLKGTYFCIQADELNKPAAVGILCTTTNSQWDIISDSKLHLQSKTTDGTEVCLDVDSSNTVVTSSCKCLSRDNSCDPASQWFKLVDSTINTTPTSPILEITSVVHMIEATN, encoded by the exons ATGAAGGTTGAGTTTCCATATACTCTCAACATTCCTCCCAACATGGcaaggtcaatcatctcatttttctccttTATCTCGATCCTTTCCCTTCTCACACTCACGCCCGCAGTCTCAGCTCTCCCGCTCTCCACCTCCTCCCGATGGATCGTCGACGAGAGCGGGCAGCGCGTGAAGCTGGCCTGCGTGAATTGGGTGTCGCATCTCGACACCGTCGTAGCCGAAGGCCTCAGCAAGCAGCCGGTGGACGCAATCGCCAAGCGCATCACGTCGCTGGGATTCAACTGCGTCAGGCTCACGTGGCCGCTTTTCCTGGCCACCAATGAGACGCTGGCGGCTGTCACTGTTCGGCAGTCGTTTCAGAGCCTCGGACTGCTCGATTCTATTTCCGGTATCCAGTCCAACAATCCCGGCCTCGTCGATCTCCCCCTCTTGAAAGCTTACCAG GCAGTGGTTTCTAGCCTTGGGAGCAACAATGTGATGGTTATACTGGACAATCACTTAAGCAAGCCTGGGTGGTGTTGCAGCAACACCGACGGCAATGGTTTCTTTGGCGACCAGTATTTCAACCCTGACCTTTGGATCACTGGCCTAACTCGAATGGCCACATTGTTCAAAGGCGTCAGCAATGTGGTCGGCATGAGCTTGAGGAATGAGCTGCGAGGCCCCAAACAGAATGTTAACGATTGGTACAA GTACATGCAAAGAGGAGCTGAGGCAGTGCACTCGGCAAACGCAGACGTGCTAGTCATTCTCTCTGGCTTGAGTTTTGACACGGACTTATCTTTCCTAGCGAAACGGCCTGTGAACCTCACATTTGCGGGGAAAACAGTATTTGAAGTGCACTGGTATGGATTTTCAGACGGGCAGGCATGGCAGAGCGGCAATCCCAACCAAGTGTGCGGCCAAGTATACAATAACGTGAAGAGAAAGTCAGGATTTTTGCTTGAAGAAGGGTTCCCATTGTTTGTGAGTGAGTTTGGGGCGGACCAAAGGGGAACCAATGTAAATGACAACAGGTACTTAAACTGCTTCATGGCTGCTGCTGCTGAACTTGATGTGGATTTTGCTTTGTGGACTCTGGTTGGGAGTTATTACTTTAGGGAAGGGGTGGTGGGTACGGAAGAGTATTATGGAATCTTGAACTGGGATTGGAGTGATATCAGGAATTCAAGCCTGACTCAGAGACTTTCTGTCCTCCAATCGCCTTTGCAAG GGCCAGGCTTATCTCAATCCAGAATGCACAAGATCATATTTCATCCAGCCACAGGCCTTTGCCTCCTAAAAGTTGGATTCCTTGGCCCTTTGAAGTTAGGTCCATGCTCTCAGTCTGGAGCCTGGACCTATTCATCCAGGAAGGTCCTAACGCTGAAAGGAACGTATTTCTGCATACAAGCTGACGAACTGAATAAGCCGGCAGCAGTGGGGATACTTTGCACGACCACGAATTCGCAATGGGATATCATTTCGGATTCTAAGTTGCACCTTCAATCTAAGACCACGGACGGCACTGAAGTTTGCCTTGATGTAGACTCCAGCAATACAGTTGTCACAAGTTCCTGCAAATGCTTGAGCAGAGATAATTCTTGCGACCCAGCTAGCCAGTGGTTCAAACTTGTCGACAGCACGATAAATACGACACCTACAAGCCCCATTCTCGAGATCACCTCAGTCGTGCATATGATTGAGGCAACTAACTAA